The DNA segment ACCTGGGCCCTGGCGCCTATAAACTTCCCGATTCATGTTATCGGGGAACTGGCCAAGCCATTCTCACTGGCGCTTCGTCTATTCGGCAACATAACGGGCGAGGATATTCTGATTGCGGCATTCGTTTCGCTGGGAATAATGTTCATGGGGATATTCCATTCGCCGATCGGATTTCCGTTCCAGATTCCGTTCATACTTCTGGCGATGCTGACATCGACGATACAGGCGCTGGTATTCATGATGCTTTCGACCATATATTTCGTGATGGTTCTTCCGCACGAGGAACACGAACACTGATAGAAATAAGACAGATGCAATTATAGTCATTTAAGGAGGAAAAAATGGATTACAGAGCAGCATTATCATTCGCACTTCCGATAGCGGTGGCGCTGGCGGCGATCGGTTCGGGTCTGGGGCTCGGCCGGGCGGTGGGGGCGGCCATGGAAGCGATGGGTCGTCAGCCGGAAGCGGCGGGCAAGATTCAGACCGGCATGATTATCGGCGCGGCCTTTATCGAAGCGTTGACCATTTACGCTTTGGTGGGACTGCTCCTTCTGATGGGAAAAATCAGCGGCTGAGGATGGCCCCTTGGGCCATTCCCCGCGAATATGTCGGGAGAAGCTGAATGAATATAGAAATATCACAAGTTATAACTCAGATTATCGGCTTTCTGATAACGGTCTGGCTTCTCAAGAGATTTGCCTGGAAGCCGCTTCTATCGATGATGGACGAACGGCGGCAGAAGATTGTCGATGAGTTTCAAAATATCGACGAGGAAAAGGCCCGGGCGGCGGCTCTGAAGGCGGAGTATGAGGATAAACTGAAGAATATCGAAGGGGAACGGCGGCAGAAGATCGCCGAGGCGGTGACCGAAGCCGACAAAGTGGCCTCGGAAATCAAGGCGCACGCGCAGGAAGAAGCGCACGGGATAGTGACGCGGACCGCCGAGCAGGTGGAGCGGGATATCGCCAAGGCCAAGGTGCAACTGAAAGAAGAAATGATCGGGATCACCCTGGCGGCCGCCGAGAAGGTTCTTCAGGAGAAACTGGACGAGAAGAAGGAACGGCAATTGATCGATAAGTTCATCGCCGACCTGGAGAAGGCCTGATAGATGCTGGCGCAGCAAGTCGGCAAGAAGTACGGACGGGCGCTTTTTGAACTGGCGCGCGAGAAGAACCTGGTCGATAAGGGCTGGGAGCAGTTCCATGCCCTGGCGCAGTATATGCGGGGAGATAGTACTTTTCTCGATTTCATGACGGCGCCCCAGATTCGGACCGAGGACAAAATCGCGCTGGTGCAAAAGACATTCGAGACGCGGCTGGAGAAAATATTTTATGATTTCCTCCTGATGCTTATAAACAAGCACCGGGTGCAATTTCTGGCGGAAATTGTCGAGGAATTCGACCGATTGGTGCGCGAGGCGCGGGGGATTGTCCGGGCGACCTGCATAACGACGGCGCCGCTTGCGGAAGCCGAGAGGAAAGGGCTGATCGACAGGTTATCGAAGAAGACCGGATTGAAAATCGAACTCAAAGAGAAGATCGACAAGGGAATTGTGGGGGGGATGGTGGTCATTTTCCAGGATCAAATTATCGACGGTTCCATCCGGTATGCGTTGAGTCTCCTGAGGAACCGGTTGATGAAGGTGAAAGTTTACTGACGAAAGGCGCCGGACGGCGGAAATTGAATAGAAGACGGTTATAATCCGAAGAGGTACAGGAAATGGGTCTTAATCCAGAAGAAGTTTCTTCAATAATAAAGAAAGAAGTCGAGCGATACGAAACCAAACTCGAGATGGAATCGGTTGGCACGGTGCTTCAGGTCGGCGACGGTATCGCCCGGATCTGGGGACTGGACGACGTGATGATGTCGGAATTGATTCAATTTCCGAATGATATTATCGGCATAGTATTGAACCTTGAAGAAGATAGTGTCGGCGCGGCGATTTTCGGGTCGGTCATAAATGTGAAGG comes from the Candidatus Zixiibacteriota bacterium genome and includes:
- a CDS encoding conserved hypothetical protein (Evidence 4 : Unknown function but conserved in other organisms); the encoded protein is MDYRAALSFALPIAVALAAIGSGLGLGRAVGAAMEAMGRQPEAAGKIQTGMIIGAAFIEALTIYALVGLLLLMGKISG
- the atpF gene encoding ATP synthase subunit b, which encodes MNIEISQVITQIIGFLITVWLLKRFAWKPLLSMMDERRQKIVDEFQNIDEEKARAAALKAEYEDKLKNIEGERRQKIAEAVTEADKVASEIKAHAQEEAHGIVTRTAEQVERDIAKAKVQLKEEMIGITLAAAEKVLQEKLDEKKERQLIDKFIADLEKA
- a CDS encoding putative ATP synthase subunit delta (Evidence 3 : Putative function from multiple computational evidences), yielding MLAQQVGKKYGRALFELAREKNLVDKGWEQFHALAQYMRGDSTFLDFMTAPQIRTEDKIALVQKTFETRLEKIFYDFLLMLINKHRVQFLAEIVEEFDRLVREARGIVRATCITTAPLAEAERKGLIDRLSKKTGLKIELKEKIDKGIVGGMVVIFQDQIIDGSIRYALSLLRNRLMKVKVY